The Georgenia faecalis genome includes a window with the following:
- a CDS encoding type Z 30S ribosomal protein S14, with amino-acid sequence MAKTALIQKANRKPKFGVRAYTRCQRCGRPHSVYRKFGLCRICLREMALAGQLPGVTKSSW; translated from the coding sequence GTGGCGAAGACTGCGCTCATCCAGAAGGCGAACCGCAAGCCGAAGTTCGGCGTGCGCGCCTACACGCGCTGCCAGCGGTGCGGGCGCCCGCACTCGGTGTACCGCAAGTTCGGGCTCTGCCGGATCTGCCTGCGGGAGATGGCCCTCGCGGGTCAGCTCCCCGGTGTGACCAAGTCCAGCTGGTAA
- the rplO gene encoding 50S ribosomal protein L15, which produces MADTDNTEGTQAPRTLKVHHLRPAPGSRTAKTRVGRGEGSKGKTAGRGTKGTKARYQVPGAFEGGQMPLHMRLPKLRGFTNPFRTEYQVVNLDRLGALFPEGGTVTVADLVAKGAVRSGRPVKVLGTGEISVKVDVQVDAWSGSAQQKIEAAGGSLAQP; this is translated from the coding sequence ATGGCTGACACCGATAACACCGAGGGCACGCAGGCCCCGCGGACCCTCAAGGTCCACCACCTGCGTCCCGCGCCCGGCTCGCGGACCGCGAAGACCCGCGTCGGCCGCGGTGAGGGCTCCAAGGGTAAGACGGCGGGTCGTGGCACCAAGGGCACCAAGGCCCGGTACCAGGTTCCCGGCGCCTTCGAGGGTGGGCAGATGCCGCTGCACATGCGGCTGCCCAAGCTCCGCGGGTTCACCAACCCCTTCCGCACCGAGTACCAGGTCGTCAACCTGGACCGGCTCGGCGCGCTCTTCCCCGAGGGCGGCACCGTGACGGTCGCCGACCTCGTGGCCAAGGGTGCGGTGCGTTCCGGCCGGCCCGTCAAGGTGCTCGGCACGGGAGAGATCAGCGTGAAGGTCGACGTCCAGGTCGACGCCTGGTCCGGTTCGGCCCAGCAGAAGATCGAGGCTGCAGGCGGCTCGCTCGCCCAGCCGTGA
- the map gene encoding type I methionyl aminopeptidase has protein sequence MFGRERVEYKTADQIRAMRRAGLVVADIHAALRAAVAVGVTTADLDGVAAEVLRRAGARSNFLGYHGYPAHVCISVNDEVVHGIPGARTLAPGDVVSFDCGAVVDGWHGDAAFTVVLDPADPGDQLLAQVTEEALWDAVAALATGERLGVVGDAVEEAVERCEREHGVRHAIVEEYVGHGIGTAMHQPPDVLNYRTGERGLKLRPGLCLAVEPMITRGERHTRVLADEWTVVTTDGSRAAHAEHTVALTDGGVWVLTAADGGEEQLANRGVRVAPLP, from the coding sequence ATGTTCGGACGTGAGCGCGTCGAGTACAAGACGGCCGACCAGATCCGCGCCATGCGCCGCGCGGGCCTCGTCGTCGCCGACATCCACGCGGCCCTGCGCGCCGCCGTCGCGGTCGGGGTCACCACCGCCGACCTCGACGGCGTCGCCGCCGAGGTCCTGCGCCGCGCGGGGGCCCGGTCGAACTTCCTCGGCTACCACGGCTACCCCGCGCACGTGTGCATCTCCGTCAACGACGAGGTGGTCCACGGCATCCCCGGGGCCCGCACCCTGGCGCCGGGCGACGTCGTCTCCTTCGACTGCGGCGCCGTCGTCGACGGCTGGCACGGGGACGCCGCCTTCACGGTGGTGCTCGACCCCGCGGACCCCGGCGACCAGCTGCTGGCGCAGGTCACCGAGGAGGCGTTGTGGGACGCGGTCGCGGCGCTGGCCACGGGGGAGCGCCTCGGCGTGGTGGGCGACGCCGTCGAGGAGGCCGTGGAGCGCTGCGAGCGGGAGCACGGCGTGCGGCACGCCATCGTCGAGGAGTACGTCGGCCACGGGATCGGCACCGCCATGCACCAGCCGCCGGACGTCCTCAACTACCGCACGGGTGAGCGCGGCCTCAAGCTGCGCCCGGGCCTGTGCCTCGCCGTCGAGCCGATGATCACCCGGGGCGAGCGGCACACCCGGGTGCTCGCCGACGAGTGGACCGTCGTCACCACGGACGGCTCCCGTGCGGCCCACGCCGAGCACACCGTCGCTCTCACCGACGGCGGCGTGTGGGTGCTCACCGCGGCGGACGGCGGCGAAGAACAGCTCGCGAACCGCGGCGTGCGGGTCGCGCCTCTGCCATGA
- a CDS encoding LuxR C-terminal-related transcriptional regulator produces the protein MPIPRIPRAFAPTRAAAAMGRRLPPLVVLRAPRGYGKTSVAASWLASPEMSGVTRSWLTVPEGPVSAADLWTAVHDTWVEDGIALAETVPTTGSLRAVLRRLDRRLVLVIDGLHHVHDTAVDDELVGLVQDHELFHLVVTTRAHRPIERLGPATVDAGVLRVRDLSLDDAETRAFAGRLGLPLTPPEASALRADLIGWPALVRAVVLDSARRPDGSLDIELPPVEHYVGAVLHDADFAPYFRLATALAVPGTFTREDIRRLAGEPARDGLFDDLVEANLVTAVGPGPTYAMAPPIRAAAAHVLEREDPARFRLLHALSAGDGPVIVALEHAAKAGAWPIAIGLVEDHWAELLREHAPRLRDVVARMPDDVVASSARLVLAREHILDVHTAARAEHVLRSGRLTPGGWSGRAPSMTERLSRRSGAASVPRSHLARQPVDEAPVDDEVRGAVPELLVEWSLDQLYAGDVVGAAYGFATAARRAGADGGAYREAATGAAVALALLGHLGDAEGWLRAAAEATGEVRDLELAARPLVEATIATLRLDDAAEVLRVPARSPLAPLVAAARLVVAHGALHRGDPAGGLPEVASLSVTLDPGSAELGLVVRAATSLRCDLHLVAGEYDRCAALLAPIPGLVPNRARHAFYVGAYDEALRLTQRADGDAGLAPCASLELLVIRACAAWRTGDEERALASLSTAVALAADVGVLLPFLSVPRGDLDAIAAGHPAVQRFLDAPRLASASSPYPEPLRASQLSAAERRVLEHLAGPRSLAQVARSLYLSESTVKTHVQRIYRKLGVATRAAAVARARELGLLDDRSGDR, from the coding sequence ATGCCCATCCCGCGCATCCCCCGGGCGTTCGCGCCGACGCGCGCGGCCGCCGCGATGGGCCGACGCCTGCCCCCGCTGGTGGTCCTCCGGGCGCCCCGGGGGTACGGCAAGACGAGCGTCGCGGCCAGCTGGCTCGCCTCGCCCGAGATGTCCGGGGTCACCCGGTCCTGGCTCACGGTGCCCGAGGGGCCGGTGTCGGCCGCGGACCTGTGGACCGCGGTGCACGACACGTGGGTCGAGGACGGGATCGCCCTCGCGGAGACGGTGCCGACGACGGGCTCCCTCCGGGCCGTCCTGCGCCGCCTGGACCGGCGTCTCGTCCTGGTCATCGACGGCCTGCACCACGTCCACGACACCGCCGTCGACGACGAGCTGGTAGGCCTCGTCCAGGACCACGAGCTCTTCCACCTCGTCGTCACCACGCGCGCGCACCGTCCCATCGAGCGGCTCGGGCCGGCCACGGTGGACGCCGGCGTCCTGCGCGTGCGGGACCTCTCCCTCGACGACGCCGAGACGCGGGCGTTCGCCGGCCGGCTCGGCCTGCCGCTGACCCCGCCCGAGGCCAGTGCCCTGCGCGCCGATCTCATCGGCTGGCCGGCGTTGGTCCGGGCCGTCGTCCTCGACTCCGCCCGCCGCCCCGACGGCTCCCTCGACATCGAGCTGCCGCCGGTGGAGCACTACGTCGGCGCGGTTCTCCACGACGCCGATTTCGCCCCCTACTTCCGGCTGGCGACGGCGCTCGCCGTCCCAGGGACGTTCACCCGCGAGGACATCCGGCGCCTCGCCGGTGAGCCCGCCCGGGACGGGCTGTTCGACGACCTCGTCGAGGCCAACCTCGTCACCGCCGTCGGGCCGGGGCCGACCTATGCGATGGCACCCCCGATCCGCGCCGCCGCGGCGCACGTGCTCGAGCGCGAGGACCCCGCGCGGTTCCGCCTCCTCCACGCGCTCAGCGCCGGCGACGGCCCGGTGATCGTCGCCCTCGAGCACGCGGCCAAGGCCGGCGCGTGGCCGATCGCGATCGGGCTCGTGGAGGACCACTGGGCCGAGCTGCTCCGGGAGCACGCTCCCCGGCTGCGGGACGTCGTCGCACGGATGCCGGACGACGTCGTGGCGAGCAGCGCGCGGCTCGTCCTCGCCCGTGAGCACATCCTCGACGTCCACACTGCGGCGCGCGCGGAGCACGTGCTGCGGTCCGGCCGGCTCACGCCCGGGGGCTGGTCCGGCCGCGCTCCCAGCATGACCGAGCGGTTGTCGCGGCGGAGCGGCGCGGCGTCGGTTCCCCGCAGCCACCTGGCCCGGCAACCCGTCGACGAGGCACCGGTCGACGACGAGGTCCGCGGCGCCGTGCCGGAGCTGCTCGTCGAGTGGAGCCTGGACCAGCTGTACGCGGGGGACGTCGTCGGGGCGGCGTACGGGTTCGCCACCGCCGCCCGCCGGGCCGGGGCCGACGGTGGCGCCTACCGTGAGGCGGCGACCGGCGCCGCGGTCGCGCTGGCGCTGCTCGGCCACCTCGGCGACGCCGAGGGCTGGCTCCGCGCCGCGGCCGAGGCCACCGGGGAGGTGCGCGACCTGGAGCTGGCGGCGCGGCCCCTCGTCGAGGCGACGATCGCCACCCTCCGCCTCGACGACGCGGCGGAGGTGCTGCGGGTGCCCGCGCGGTCCCCCCTCGCCCCGCTCGTGGCTGCGGCGCGCCTGGTCGTCGCGCACGGCGCGCTCCACCGTGGCGACCCGGCGGGCGGGCTCCCGGAGGTCGCGAGCCTGTCCGTCACCCTCGACCCGGGGAGCGCCGAGCTGGGGCTCGTCGTCCGGGCGGCGACGTCGCTGCGCTGCGACCTCCACCTCGTCGCCGGCGAGTACGACCGCTGCGCGGCGCTGCTCGCGCCGATCCCGGGCCTCGTGCCCAACCGGGCGCGGCACGCCTTCTACGTCGGGGCCTACGACGAGGCGCTCCGCCTCACCCAGCGCGCGGACGGCGACGCCGGGCTCGCCCCGTGCGCGTCCCTCGAGCTCCTCGTGATCCGGGCGTGCGCCGCCTGGCGTACGGGGGACGAGGAGCGCGCCCTCGCGTCGCTGAGCACCGCGGTGGCGCTCGCCGCCGACGTCGGGGTCCTCCTGCCGTTCCTCTCGGTGCCGCGCGGCGACCTCGACGCCATCGCCGCGGGCCACCCGGCGGTGCAGCGCTTCCTCGACGCGCCGCGGCTCGCGTCCGCCTCCTCGCCGTACCCCGAGCCGCTCCGCGCCAGCCAGCTCAGCGCCGCGGAGCGGCGGGTGCTCGAGCACCTGGCCGGCCCCCGGTCCCTGGCCCAGGTCGCACGCAGCCTCTACCTCTCCGAGAGCACCGTGAAGACCCACGTCCAGCGCATCTACCGCAAGCTCGGGGTGGCCACCCGGGCCGCCGCCGTCGCCCGGGCGCGCGAGCTCGGCCTCCTGGACGACCGCTCCGGCGACCGCTGA
- the rpsE gene encoding 30S ribosomal protein S5, whose translation MAAPQRSRTGSGSGTGNAGNSGSGERGGRRNDGRRGAEEKSAYIERVVTINRVSKVVKGGRRFSFTALVVVGDGNGTVGVGYGKAKEVPAAIAKGTEEAKKNFFRVPMIQKTIPHAVTGEAAAGVVFLRPASPGTGVIAGGPVRAVLDCAGIHDILSKSLGSENAINIVHATVAALRGLEEPEAVAARRGLPLERVAPATMLRNRAAGEAKAREEAAGGGSAQKVGA comes from the coding sequence ATGGCTGCACCGCAGCGAAGCAGGACCGGCTCCGGTTCCGGTACCGGCAACGCCGGGAACAGTGGATCGGGTGAGCGCGGCGGTCGTCGTAACGATGGTCGCCGGGGCGCCGAGGAGAAGAGCGCCTACATCGAGCGCGTCGTGACGATCAACCGCGTCTCCAAGGTCGTCAAGGGCGGACGCCGCTTCAGCTTCACCGCGCTCGTCGTCGTCGGTGACGGCAACGGGACGGTGGGCGTCGGCTACGGCAAGGCCAAGGAGGTGCCCGCGGCGATCGCCAAGGGGACCGAGGAGGCCAAGAAGAACTTCTTCCGCGTCCCGATGATCCAGAAGACGATCCCGCACGCGGTGACCGGCGAGGCCGCGGCAGGCGTGGTGTTCCTGCGCCCCGCGTCCCCCGGTACCGGCGTCATCGCCGGTGGACCGGTGCGCGCCGTCCTCGACTGCGCCGGCATCCACGACATCCTCTCGAAGTCGCTCGGGTCCGAGAACGCCATCAACATCGTGCACGCCACGGTTGCGGCGCTCCGCGGGCTCGAGGAGCCGGAGGCCGTCGCGGCTCGTCGTGGGCTCCCGCTCGAGCGGGTCGCCCCGGCGACCATGCTGCGCAACCGCGCGGCGGGCGAGGCGAAGGCACGCGAGGAGGCCGCCGGCGGCGGCTCGGCCCAGAAGGTGGGTGCGTGA
- a CDS encoding helix-turn-helix transcriptional regulator, protein MGQVGGRGDVLPRASRDAQIGAKVTEALERRAPLTVVRAPRGYGKTTAVVRWIASRAEGPPVRYVRLGLEERVGAGFWRLLRAVLEEEGVETGPGVDDRAVVRRALTLHRRPLVLVLDDFHEAGRLEGAPAIDEDLVELVRRNDRLELVVVTRAVRDIETTGALSVDTAVVRPTDLALTGDLVQALARRRGLTVSAEHAHRIADDLGGWPAAVRACIEAAAMNGSDTVVDTGLVDDYLFGLLQDMTSDGLRDFLLRTAVPEEFSEATARAIVPGAAVGTHLRNLRAAGLLTRAHRGVAVRYSYPRAIREALVRILGETRPEVVPEVHRALMASAAQEEGPAGVLRHACLAGEWEVALAVVEEDWATLVTHHQDALVEAARAIPDALVRADSRLAVVRDELPRGMRRPGRNPGVWLPSDPAFLDLTARLRSAEGGTGDHVMVLFQWAVSAVLAGDNDTALYAFGRVREHGIEHEDLAARLMGTVGMLMTRAILGDVEHALGWARDPELADVLQGPSRDGLVGLIQASARIGYAIACVDGVLPDAAAAVARIRELRRRDDLWAMSVFARAHLATVSGSEEERARSIGALRAALRHTDPGGITEATLATTLAELLLLSGMSGAAADVLDDLPDTAVSATTRAQLLLAQGRWRDAIRVAEAVLATPATRRAHFACEVHIAWALDQLGEPAAARRAFAQAVRTAQETGLRRALHLLPTEVFESLAAGVPSARALRPADGRAPARPLEDAPVPPAPADLSDREAEVLVALRDHAGPAGIAEQLGISPNTVKTHLRRVYHKLGASSRQEALRISAHWPVRGASRRGD, encoded by the coding sequence ATGGGGCAGGTCGGGGGCCGGGGCGACGTGCTGCCACGCGCCAGCCGTGACGCGCAGATCGGTGCCAAGGTCACGGAGGCGCTCGAGCGCCGCGCGCCCCTGACGGTCGTCCGCGCCCCCCGCGGCTACGGCAAGACCACCGCCGTCGTGCGGTGGATCGCCTCGCGCGCGGAGGGTCCGCCGGTGCGCTACGTCCGCCTCGGTCTCGAGGAGCGGGTGGGCGCGGGATTCTGGCGCCTGCTGCGCGCGGTCCTCGAGGAGGAGGGCGTGGAGACCGGGCCCGGCGTGGACGACCGTGCGGTGGTCCGCCGGGCGCTCACCCTCCACCGCCGCCCGCTCGTCCTCGTCCTCGACGACTTCCACGAGGCGGGCCGGCTCGAGGGCGCTCCGGCGATCGACGAGGACCTCGTCGAGCTCGTGCGGCGCAACGACCGGCTCGAGCTCGTCGTCGTCACCCGCGCCGTCCGTGACATCGAGACCACGGGGGCCCTCTCGGTCGACACCGCCGTCGTGCGCCCCACGGACCTCGCCCTCACCGGCGACCTCGTCCAGGCCCTCGCCCGCCGCCGGGGGCTCACCGTCTCGGCGGAGCACGCGCACCGGATCGCCGACGACCTGGGGGGCTGGCCCGCCGCCGTCCGGGCGTGCATCGAGGCGGCGGCGATGAACGGCTCGGACACCGTCGTCGACACCGGGCTCGTCGACGACTACCTCTTCGGGCTGCTCCAGGACATGACCTCCGACGGCCTGCGCGACTTCCTCCTGCGGACGGCCGTGCCCGAGGAGTTCAGCGAGGCCACGGCCCGGGCGATCGTCCCCGGCGCCGCCGTGGGCACGCACCTGCGCAACCTCCGGGCCGCCGGACTGCTCACCCGGGCGCACCGCGGCGTCGCCGTGCGGTACTCCTACCCGCGCGCCATCCGGGAGGCACTGGTCCGCATCCTCGGTGAGACCCGTCCCGAGGTCGTGCCGGAGGTGCACCGCGCGCTCATGGCGTCGGCCGCCCAGGAGGAGGGCCCGGCCGGCGTCCTGCGGCACGCGTGCCTCGCGGGGGAGTGGGAGGTCGCGCTGGCGGTCGTCGAGGAGGACTGGGCCACGCTGGTCACGCACCACCAGGACGCCCTTGTCGAGGCGGCCCGCGCCATCCCGGACGCCCTCGTGCGGGCGGACTCCCGGCTGGCGGTCGTCCGCGACGAGCTGCCCCGCGGCATGCGGCGACCCGGCCGGAACCCCGGCGTGTGGCTGCCCTCCGACCCGGCGTTCCTCGACCTCACCGCGCGCCTGCGCTCGGCCGAGGGGGGCACGGGCGACCACGTCATGGTGCTGTTCCAGTGGGCGGTGAGCGCGGTGCTCGCCGGCGACAACGACACCGCCCTGTACGCCTTCGGGCGGGTGCGCGAGCACGGCATCGAGCACGAGGACCTCGCTGCCCGGCTCATGGGGACGGTGGGGATGCTCATGACCCGGGCCATCCTCGGCGACGTGGAGCACGCCCTGGGCTGGGCGAGGGACCCCGAGCTCGCCGACGTGCTCCAGGGGCCGTCGCGCGACGGCCTGGTCGGCCTCATCCAGGCGAGCGCCCGGATCGGCTACGCCATCGCCTGCGTCGACGGGGTCCTGCCCGACGCCGCGGCGGCGGTGGCCCGGATCCGGGAGCTGCGGCGCCGGGACGACCTGTGGGCCATGTCGGTGTTCGCCCGGGCGCACCTGGCGACCGTGAGCGGGTCCGAGGAGGAGCGCGCCCGCAGCATCGGCGCCCTCCGCGCGGCGCTGCGGCACACCGACCCCGGCGGGATCACCGAGGCCACGCTCGCCACGACGCTCGCCGAGCTGCTCCTGCTGTCCGGGATGAGCGGTGCGGCCGCCGACGTCCTCGACGACCTCCCCGACACGGCGGTCTCGGCCACGACGCGCGCCCAGCTCCTGCTCGCGCAGGGACGCTGGCGGGATGCCATCCGTGTGGCGGAGGCCGTCCTGGCGACGCCGGCCACCCGCCGGGCCCACTTCGCGTGCGAGGTCCACATCGCCTGGGCGCTGGACCAGCTCGGCGAGCCGGCGGCAGCCCGCCGGGCGTTCGCCCAGGCCGTGCGCACGGCGCAGGAGACCGGCCTGCGCCGCGCGCTCCACCTCCTGCCCACGGAGGTGTTCGAGTCGCTCGCGGCCGGTGTGCCCTCGGCGCGTGCCCTCCGCCCCGCGGACGGGAGGGCCCCGGCCCGACCGCTCGAGGACGCACCGGTGCCCCCGGCGCCCGCGGACCTGTCCGACCGGGAGGCCGAGGTGCTCGTCGCCCTGCGCGACCATGCCGGCCCGGCGGGCATAGCCGAGCAGCTCGGGATCTCCCCGAACACCGTGAAGACCCACCTGCGCCGCGTGTACCACAAGCTCGGCGCGTCGAGCCGGCAGGAAGCCCTGCGGATCAGTGCCCACTGGCCGGTCCGTGGAGCGAGCCGGCGCGGGGACTGA
- the secY gene encoding preprotein translocase subunit SecY — protein sequence MLSAFARAFRTPDLRRKLLFTLGIMAVFRLGSFIPTPGVSYPNVQQCVAQAGGSNDLIGLVNLFSGGALLQLSIFALGIMPYITASIIVQLLRVVIPRFEALQKEGQAGQSKLTQYTRYLTIGLAVLQSTTVITMARSGNLFPGCNVPLIPEDSVMTIVLMIVTMTAGTGLVMWLGELITERGVGNGMSLLIFTSIASGFPAALWSVAGGDNGIANFTVIIALLLLVTLLVVLVEQSQRRIPVQYAKRMVGRRMYGGSSTYIPIKINMAGVIPVIFASSLLALPGLFAQFGDITSPWVQWISVNLVSPSAPLYMAVYTLLIIFFAYFYTSITFNPDDVADNMKRYGGFIPGIRAGRPTAEYLQYVISRITSAGALYLAGVALIPVIVFAALGLADTTSYALGGTSILIVVGVGLQTVKEIDSQLQQRHYEGFLR from the coding sequence TTGCTCAGCGCATTCGCCCGGGCGTTCCGTACGCCGGACCTGCGGCGCAAGCTGCTCTTCACGCTGGGGATCATGGCGGTCTTCCGCCTGGGGTCCTTCATCCCGACGCCGGGGGTGTCCTACCCCAACGTCCAGCAGTGCGTGGCCCAGGCTGGCGGCAGCAACGACCTCATCGGCCTGGTCAACCTCTTCAGCGGCGGAGCCCTGCTCCAGCTGTCGATCTTCGCGCTCGGCATCATGCCGTACATCACGGCGAGCATCATCGTCCAGCTCCTCCGGGTGGTCATCCCCCGTTTCGAGGCCCTCCAGAAGGAGGGGCAGGCCGGACAGTCGAAGCTCACGCAGTACACGCGCTACCTGACGATCGGCCTCGCGGTCCTGCAGTCGACGACCGTCATCACCATGGCGCGCTCGGGCAACCTGTTCCCCGGGTGCAACGTGCCGCTCATCCCCGAGGACTCGGTCATGACGATCGTCCTCATGATCGTCACCATGACGGCCGGTACCGGCCTCGTCATGTGGCTCGGCGAGCTCATCACCGAGCGCGGCGTCGGCAACGGCATGTCGCTGCTCATCTTCACGTCGATCGCCTCCGGCTTCCCGGCCGCCCTGTGGTCCGTCGCCGGCGGCGACAACGGCATCGCGAACTTCACGGTGATCATCGCGCTCCTCCTCCTCGTCACGCTGCTCGTCGTCCTCGTCGAGCAGTCCCAGCGCCGCATCCCCGTCCAGTACGCCAAGCGGATGGTGGGCCGGCGGATGTACGGGGGGTCGAGCACCTACATCCCCATCAAGATCAACATGGCCGGCGTCATCCCGGTGATCTTCGCGTCCTCGCTGCTCGCACTACCGGGGCTGTTCGCCCAGTTCGGCGACATCACCTCGCCGTGGGTGCAGTGGATCAGCGTCAACCTCGTCTCCCCGAGCGCGCCGCTGTACATGGCGGTCTACACGCTCCTCATCATCTTCTTCGCGTACTTCTACACGTCGATCACGTTCAACCCCGACGACGTCGCGGACAACATGAAGCGCTACGGCGGCTTCATCCCCGGCATCCGCGCCGGGCGCCCCACGGCGGAGTACCTGCAGTACGTCATCTCCCGGATCACCTCGGCCGGTGCGCTCTACCTCGCCGGCGTGGCCCTCATCCCGGTCATCGTCTTCGCGGCCCTCGGGCTGGCGGACACGACGAGCTACGCGCTGGGTGGCACCTCGATCCTCATCGTCGTCGGTGTCGGTCTGCAGACCGTCAAGGAGATCGACTCCCAGCTGCAGCAGCGTCACTACGAAGGCTTCCTCCGATGA
- a CDS encoding adenylate kinase yields the protein MTARLVLLGPPGAGKGTQAARLSDCLGVPAISTGDIFRANVADATELGRRAQRYMDAGEYVPDEVTNAMVRARLAEPDTEQGFLLDGYPRTAEQVRELDAMLDEQGRRLDAVVEITAAADVVIARLLGRAREQGRADDTDVVIRRRLEVYREQTEPLTSLYAERDLLVQVDGIGEVDEVTERIVGALQPLLV from the coding sequence ATGACCGCACGTCTCGTCCTCCTCGGCCCCCCCGGAGCCGGCAAGGGCACCCAGGCCGCGCGCCTCAGCGACTGCCTGGGCGTCCCGGCCATCTCCACGGGTGACATCTTCCGCGCGAACGTCGCCGACGCGACCGAGCTCGGCCGCCGGGCGCAGCGGTACATGGACGCGGGGGAGTACGTGCCCGACGAGGTGACCAACGCGATGGTGCGCGCGCGGCTCGCGGAGCCGGACACCGAGCAGGGGTTCCTCCTCGACGGCTACCCCCGCACGGCCGAGCAGGTCCGTGAGCTCGACGCGATGCTCGACGAGCAGGGACGGCGCCTCGACGCCGTCGTGGAGATCACCGCGGCCGCCGACGTCGTCATCGCCCGCCTCCTCGGGCGCGCCCGGGAGCAGGGCCGTGCCGACGACACCGACGTCGTCATCCGGCGCCGGCTCGAGGTCTACCGCGAGCAGACGGAGCCGCTGACCAGCCTGTACGCCGAGCGGGACCTGCTCGTGCAGGTCGACGGGATCGGCGAGGTCGACGAGGTCACCGAGCGGATCGTCGGGGCCCTGCAGCCCCTGCTCGTCTGA
- the rpmD gene encoding 50S ribosomal protein L30, which yields MAQLKVTQTKSAIGGTHNQRETLRTLGLKRIGGSVVREDRPEVRGMITTVAHLVTVEEVE from the coding sequence ATGGCACAGCTCAAGGTCACCCAGACCAAGTCCGCCATCGGCGGCACGCACAACCAGCGTGAGACCCTGCGGACGCTCGGCCTCAAGCGCATCGGCGGTTCCGTCGTGCGTGAGGACCGTCCCGAGGTCCGCGGCATGATCACCACGGTGGCGCACCTCGTCACCGTCGAGGAGGTCGAGTGA
- the rplR gene encoding 50S ribosomal protein L18, which translates to MAISIKGKGKSVQRARRHLRVRKKVSGTALRPRLVVTRSSRHMVAQLVDDTSGRTLASASTLEADLRANDGSKVDKARVVGELVAERAKAAGIELAVFDRGGNKYHGRVAAVADGAREGGLTL; encoded by the coding sequence ATGGCTATCTCGATCAAGGGCAAGGGCAAGTCGGTTCAGCGGGCGCGCCGTCACCTGCGCGTGCGCAAGAAGGTCAGCGGCACGGCCCTGCGTCCCCGCCTGGTCGTCACCCGTTCCTCGCGGCACATGGTCGCCCAGCTCGTGGACGACACGAGCGGGCGCACCCTGGCCTCGGCCTCGACCCTCGAGGCCGACCTGCGGGCGAACGACGGCTCCAAGGTGGACAAGGCGCGCGTCGTCGGCGAGCTCGTGGCCGAGCGGGCCAAGGCTGCCGGCATCGAGCTCGCGGTGTTCGACCGCGGCGGCAACAAGTACCACGGACGGGTCGCGGCGGTCGCCGACGGCGCCCGCGAGGGTGGTCTGACCCTGTGA
- the rplF gene encoding 50S ribosomal protein L6, with amino-acid sequence MSRIGKVPVPVPAGVDVTIDGAVVTVKGPKGTLSHTVAAPITVTRGDEGELVVARPDDERVSRSLHGLTRTLLANLVTGVTQGYEKKLEIVGTGYRAAAKGSDVELALGFSHPVSVSPPEGITLTVETPTKLTVSGIDKQLVGEVAANIRKLRKPEPYKGKGVRYAGEQVRRKVGKAGK; translated from the coding sequence ATGTCCCGTATCGGTAAGGTCCCCGTCCCGGTCCCCGCTGGCGTCGACGTCACGATCGACGGCGCCGTGGTGACGGTCAAGGGCCCCAAGGGAACCCTGAGCCACACCGTGGCCGCGCCCATCACAGTCACCCGAGGTGACGAGGGCGAGCTCGTCGTGGCACGCCCCGACGACGAGCGCGTCTCGCGCTCGCTCCACGGTCTGACCCGCACCCTGCTCGCGAACCTCGTCACTGGTGTGACGCAGGGCTACGAGAAGAAGCTCGAGATCGTCGGCACGGGTTACCGCGCCGCGGCCAAGGGCTCGGATGTCGAGCTCGCGCTCGGCTTCTCCCACCCCGTCTCCGTCAGCCCGCCCGAGGGCATCACGCTGACTGTCGAGACCCCCACGAAGCTCACGGTCTCCGGGATCGACAAGCAGCTCGTCGGTGAGGTCGCGGCAAACATCCGCAAGCTCCGCAAGCCCGAGCCGTACAAGGGCAAGGGCGTGCGTTACGCCGGCGAGCAGGTCCGCCGCAAGGTCGGAAAGGCTGGTAAGTGA
- the rpsH gene encoding 30S ribosomal protein S8: protein MTMTDPIADMLTRLRNANSAYHETVTMPYSKLKANIAEILTTEGYISGWTVEDAPVGKYLTLNLKFGPHRERSLAGVRRVSKPGLRVYAKSTNLPKVLGGLGVAILSTSSGLLTDREAKSKGVGGEVLAYVW, encoded by the coding sequence ATGACAATGACCGACCCCATCGCAGACATGCTCACGCGTCTGCGCAACGCCAACTCGGCGTACCACGAGACGGTGACCATGCCGTACTCGAAGCTCAAGGCGAACATCGCCGAGATCCTCACGACCGAGGGCTACATCAGCGGCTGGACCGTCGAGGACGCCCCCGTGGGCAAGTACCTCACGCTGAACCTGAAGTTCGGTCCGCACCGCGAGCGTTCGCTCGCCGGCGTGCGCCGCGTGTCGAAGCCGGGACTGCGCGTGTACGCGAAGTCCACCAACCTGCCCAAGGTTCTCGGCGGCCTCGGGGTGGCCATCCTGTCCACCTCCTCCGGCCTCCTGACGGACCGCGAGGCGAAGAGCAAGGGCGTAGGCGGAGAAGTTCTCGCCTACGTCTGGTGA